The proteins below come from a single Pogoniulus pusillus isolate bPogPus1 chromosome 39, bPogPus1.pri, whole genome shotgun sequence genomic window:
- the PPARD gene encoding peroxisome proliferator-activated receptor delta isoform X1 yields MEQLQEEVPEVKEEEEEEALIAVSRASDQSGGPDSSLPSSSYTDLSQSSSPSLSDQLQMGCEETSLGVLNVECRVCGDKASGFHYGVHACEGCKGFFRRTIRMKLEYEKCERSCKVQKKSRNKCQYCRFQKCLALGMSHNAIRFGRMPEAEKRKLVAGLTASEVSCQNPQVADLKAFSKHIYNAYLKNFNMTKKKARGILTGKASSTPQPFVIHDMDTLWQAEKGLVWKQLVNGIPPYKEIGVHVFYRCQCTTVETVRELTEFAKSIPSFVGLYLNDQVTLLKYGVHEAIFAMLASIMNKDGLLVANGNGFVTREFLRSLRKPFSEIMEPKFEFAVKFNALELDDSDLSLFVAAIILCGDRPGLMNVKQVEEIQDNILQALEFHLQSNHPDTQYLFPKLLQKMADLRQLVTEHAQLVQKIKKTETETSLHPLLQEIYKDMY; encoded by the exons ATGGAACAACTACAGGAGGAAGTACCTGAGgtcaaggaagaagaggaggaagaggcactGATAGCGGTGAGCAGAGCCTCAGATCAAAGTGGAGGACCAGACAGCTCGCTGCCATCGAGCAGCTACACAG ACCTCTCGCAgagctcctctccctccctgtcGGACCAGCTGCAGATGGGCTGCGAGGAGACATCCTTGGGAGTGCTGAACGTGGAGTGCAGGGTCTGCGGGGACAAAGCCTCGGGGTTCCACTATGGCGTCCATGCCTGCGAGGGCTGCAAG GGCTTCTTCCGCCGGACGATCCGCATGAAGCTGGAGTATGAGAAGTGCGAGAGGAGCTGCAAGGTCCAGAAGAAGAGCCGTAACAAGTGCCAGTACTGCCGCTTCCAGAAGTGCCTCGCGCTGGGCATGTCACACAACG CAATCCGCTTTGGCCGCAtgccagaggcagagaagaggaagctggtgGCAGGGCTGACAGCCAGCGAGGTCAGCTGCCAGAACCCAcaggtggctgacctgaaagcTTTCTCCAAGCACATCTACAATGCCTACCTGAAAAACTTCAACATGACCAAAAAGAAGGCGAGAGGCATCCTGACCGGGAaggccagcagcacccca CAGCCTTTTGTGATCCATGACATGGACACCTTGTGGCAGGCAGAAAAGGGGCTGGTGTGGAAGCAGCTGGTGAATGGCATTCCCCCCTACAAGGAGATTGGGGTGCACGTCTTCTACCGCTGCCAGTGCACCACGGTGGAGACTGTGCGGGAGCTCACCGAGTTCGCCAAGAGCATCCCCAGCTTCGTAGGCCTGTACTTGAACGACCAGGTGACTCTGCTGAAGTATGGGGTGCATGAGGCCATTTTCGCCATGCTGGCCTCCATCATGAACAAGGATGGGCTGCTGGTGGCCAATGGGAACGGCTTTGTCACCCGCGAGTTCCTGCGCAGCCTGCGCAAGCCCTTCAGCGAGATCATGGAGCCCAAGTTCGAGTTCGCAGTGAAGTTCAATGCACTGGAGCTGGACGACAGTGACCTGTCCTTGTTCGTGGCTGCCATCATCCTCTGTGGAG ACCGTCCTGGCCTGATGAACGTGAAGCAAGTGGAGGAGATCCAAGATAACATCCTGCAGGCACTGGAGTTTCACCtgcagtccaaccaccctgataCCCAGTACCTCTTCCCCAAACTGCTGCAGAAGATGGCTGACCTGCGGCAGCTGGTGACAGAGCACGCTCAGCTGGTGCAGAAGATCAagaagacagagacagagacgtCTCTGCACCCTCTTCTGCAGGAGATCTACAAGGACATGTACTAA
- the FANCE gene encoding LOW QUALITY PROTEIN: Fanconi anemia group E protein (The sequence of the model RefSeq protein was modified relative to this genomic sequence to represent the inferred CDS: inserted 1 base in 1 codon; deleted 2 bases in 1 codon), with amino-acid sequence MEEEIPEDPSGDGSAQNLDESVPESSQQEVXREPTRTSQAEQAVEVQSFLQTHGQRLKMLLQKESNHLELSIPAELHTLPACSPGQLEGLCSFLQLSTCPEHLLVRFCRWLLALSPDLSYTSAAILAEQLFLRRVLSLSQPPSRHLMAALASFCSKYSQPFCRVLVAAVLREPGQGIEQTKLVCELVRRCLESRLPAAVLSQVLECAFVRETPASMCRPSGTQPQPLTTSLNYTKLVTAVLTIYQEPGEED; translated from the exons ATGGAGGAAGAGATTCCTGAGGACCCTTCAGGGGATGGATCTGCTCAGAACCTGGATGAGTCTGTTCCAGAAAGCTCCCAACAGGAAG CCAGGGAGCCCACGAGGActtcccaggcagagcaggcagtggaagTCCAGTCATTTCTCCAG ACACATGGACAAAGGCTGaaaatgctgctgcagaaagagtccaAC CACTTGGAGCTGAGCatccctgctgagctgcacacCTTG CCCGCCTGCTCTCCTGGCCAG CTCGAGGGGCTGTGCTCCTTTCTCCAGCTCTCCACGTGCCCAGAGCACCTCCTGGTGCGGTTCTGCCGCTGGCTGCTGGCTCTCAGCCCTGACCTCAGCTACACCAGTGCAGCCATCTTGGCAGAGCAGCTTTTCCTCAGGCGG gtcctgtccctcagccaGCCCCCCTCTCGCCACCTCATGGCTGCCCTTGCTTCGTTCTGCTCCAAGTATTCCCAGCCCTTCTGCCGGGTCCTGGTGGCTGCAGTCCTGCGGGAGCCAGGACAAG GCATTGAGCAGACCAAGCTGGTGTGTGAACTTGTGAGGAGGTGCCTGGAGTCCagactgcctgcagctgtgctaag CCAAGTCCTGGAGTGTGCCTTTGTCAGAGAAACTCCTGCCAGTATGTGCAGGCCGTCTGGGACGCAG CCCCAGCCTTTAACCACATCACTGAACTATACCAAGCTGGTGACAGCTGTGCTCACCATCTACCAAGAGCCAGGTGAGGAAGACTAG
- the PPARD gene encoding peroxisome proliferator-activated receptor delta isoform X2, with product MEQLQEEVPEVKEEEEEEALIAVSRASDQSGGPDSSLPSSSYTDLSQSSSPSLSDQLQMGCEETSLGVLNVECRVCGDKASGFHYGVHACEGCKGFFRRTIRMKLEYEKCERSCKVQKKSRNKCQYCRFQKCLALGMSHNAIRFGRMPEAEKRKLVAGLTASEVSCQNPQVADLKAFSKHIYNAYLKNFNMTKKKARGILTGKASSTPPFVIHDMDTLWQAEKGLVWKQLVNGIPPYKEIGVHVFYRCQCTTVETVRELTEFAKSIPSFVGLYLNDQVTLLKYGVHEAIFAMLASIMNKDGLLVANGNGFVTREFLRSLRKPFSEIMEPKFEFAVKFNALELDDSDLSLFVAAIILCGDRPGLMNVKQVEEIQDNILQALEFHLQSNHPDTQYLFPKLLQKMADLRQLVTEHAQLVQKIKKTETETSLHPLLQEIYKDMY from the exons ATGGAACAACTACAGGAGGAAGTACCTGAGgtcaaggaagaagaggaggaagaggcactGATAGCGGTGAGCAGAGCCTCAGATCAAAGTGGAGGACCAGACAGCTCGCTGCCATCGAGCAGCTACACAG ACCTCTCGCAgagctcctctccctccctgtcGGACCAGCTGCAGATGGGCTGCGAGGAGACATCCTTGGGAGTGCTGAACGTGGAGTGCAGGGTCTGCGGGGACAAAGCCTCGGGGTTCCACTATGGCGTCCATGCCTGCGAGGGCTGCAAG GGCTTCTTCCGCCGGACGATCCGCATGAAGCTGGAGTATGAGAAGTGCGAGAGGAGCTGCAAGGTCCAGAAGAAGAGCCGTAACAAGTGCCAGTACTGCCGCTTCCAGAAGTGCCTCGCGCTGGGCATGTCACACAACG CAATCCGCTTTGGCCGCAtgccagaggcagagaagaggaagctggtgGCAGGGCTGACAGCCAGCGAGGTCAGCTGCCAGAACCCAcaggtggctgacctgaaagcTTTCTCCAAGCACATCTACAATGCCTACCTGAAAAACTTCAACATGACCAAAAAGAAGGCGAGAGGCATCCTGACCGGGAaggccagcagcacccca CCTTTTGTGATCCATGACATGGACACCTTGTGGCAGGCAGAAAAGGGGCTGGTGTGGAAGCAGCTGGTGAATGGCATTCCCCCCTACAAGGAGATTGGGGTGCACGTCTTCTACCGCTGCCAGTGCACCACGGTGGAGACTGTGCGGGAGCTCACCGAGTTCGCCAAGAGCATCCCCAGCTTCGTAGGCCTGTACTTGAACGACCAGGTGACTCTGCTGAAGTATGGGGTGCATGAGGCCATTTTCGCCATGCTGGCCTCCATCATGAACAAGGATGGGCTGCTGGTGGCCAATGGGAACGGCTTTGTCACCCGCGAGTTCCTGCGCAGCCTGCGCAAGCCCTTCAGCGAGATCATGGAGCCCAAGTTCGAGTTCGCAGTGAAGTTCAATGCACTGGAGCTGGACGACAGTGACCTGTCCTTGTTCGTGGCTGCCATCATCCTCTGTGGAG ACCGTCCTGGCCTGATGAACGTGAAGCAAGTGGAGGAGATCCAAGATAACATCCTGCAGGCACTGGAGTTTCACCtgcagtccaaccaccctgataCCCAGTACCTCTTCCCCAAACTGCTGCAGAAGATGGCTGACCTGCGGCAGCTGGTGACAGAGCACGCTCAGCTGGTGCAGAAGATCAagaagacagagacagagacgtCTCTGCACCCTCTTCTGCAGGAGATCTACAAGGACATGTACTAA